In Microbacterium sp. ABRD28, the genomic stretch ACGTCGCCGAGCAGGCGTTCTTCAACGTCGGCGGCATCTCCGACGTCGAAGAGGCATGGGCGCGCATCCAGAAGGAGAACGGCTGATCATGCCTCTCAAAGTCAGCCTGGTTTCCGCCGATGCGGAGGTCTGGTCCGGCGAGGCCTCGCTGGTGGTCGCCAAGACGGTCGAAGGAGAGATCGGCTTCATGGCCGGCCACGAGCCGGTGCTGGCCATCCTCGCCGAAGGCCAGGTGCGCATCACCCGCACCGACGGGTCGAAGATCGTCGCCAACGCCCAGGACGGCTTCCTGTCGATGGAACGCGACGAGGTCACGGTCGTGGCAGGAAACGCCGCACTGATCTCCTGAGCGCCTGATCCCGCCTCCGCTTTCCCGCGAGAGTGCAACTGGCCGCCGAGAGCACGGGTGAACCCCGTGCCCTCGGCGGCCAGTGTCATCCTCACCGTCCTCCATCGTGGTGCCGCATGCTGATCCTCCTCC encodes the following:
- a CDS encoding F0F1 ATP synthase subunit epsilon, producing MPLKVSLVSADAEVWSGEASLVVAKTVEGEIGFMAGHEPVLAILAEGQVRITRTDGSKIVANAQDGFLSMERDEVTVVAGNAALIS